ACTCCCGGCTACACGAGTCCGCCGTGCTACTCTGTGCCATAACTCTAATACCACCTCCTCCAAGTTTTGCCCATCCGCCTCCACCATCCGGGAAATCATACCAATTTTCCCAAACGACCAAAACAAACCCGCTTCCAGTAAATAGGGTTCATCGGTTTGAGCATGTACCCGAAAATCATACAGAGAATAGTCACGACATCCTAAAGCAACATGGGCTTGCTTGGCAGCATCAGCCACCCTCTCAAATAACTCTGGAGCCACATCCGCAGGACAAACCGGTTTAACCGGCGAATTTCTAGGTTGTCTATGGGGAGTTCCATCCGATCGCAGCTCATACTTATCGGTTACAGTTCTAATAGGATGCTCCTCACTCACCAAATACTCAATCATCGGCGGAACCCATAACTCTCCCTTACGCTCAATCACCCCTACCCGCAACTCCCGCCCAGGGATATACTCTTCCGCTAACAGCACCTCATCATGTTCAAACCCCACTTGCAAAGCTTCAGAGATTTGCTCTTCTTTCCACACCAACGTTAACCCTAAAGAATTATCTTCTGAGCTGGGTTTAACAATTAAGGGAGGCTCTAGAGTAACCTTAGAACCTCGACGTACAACTTGCCCTTTCGCCACAGGAACCCCAGCCGCAGATACCACACTTTTAGTATGAGCTTTATTCGCTGCCAAAGCAGTACAATGACATGGAGAACCCACCACCGGTAAACCCAAAATATCCTCAAACAATGCCCGAAAACTCGTCATTCCTGGAAAACAAAACATATGGGGAACCACCAGATCAATCTCAGGTAATCGGGCAATCATTTCCTGGAATGATATTTTTTCTGATAGGTTTTCTAATGAAGTTCCCCACTGCCAGAACCCATCTGGGTTAACGACTGCATAGTAACTGTTAACCCCTAAAGGCTGTATTACTTCTTTGGCATAAATGAGTGAGAGATTGTGATAAAATTCCGAGACGCGAGAACCGGATAGGTGTAAGACTTGCATTTAATCTCCATCTAATTCCACTAATTTGCCAATATTAAAATCGATTCTTACCCAACCCTTCATTTTTTGTAAATTTTGCAAGAGCAGGATAGGAACTTGCCAATGATGCACCATCAAAAAGGGCAAGGGGTCGCGGGTTTGAAAAATGCCATCTGTGCCTTCGAGCATACGCTTCATCCAAGCCTTCAATTGCTCAAAAGATCGAATTTTGGTCAGTCGCCACAGTTCATGATACGTCCAGTAGGTAGGTTGACTATCCGGTAGGGGAAAAATGGGGTTTTCGGTTGCATTTTCGGGGTCTTTGAGATAGGCATCTGCCACTCCGGGATGATCGTGAAAGGTGGTAATAGCTGAGTGAGTTCTCGGATTGCATTCTAGGGGATAAACGCCTCCATCTTCGGTTTTAATAAAATCAAAGGAGATTTGCCCAGTCAGATTTAATCCGTTGACAAAGGTTTGCACCCAATCATAAATTTCAGCTTCTTCTACAAGGTAATAATTGACTTGAAATTCTGAGGATTCACAGCAACAATGCAGTCTTATTTTACCATTTCTGACGGTGCTATGGGTGCAATATTCTTTCCCTTGAATGAATTCTTGCATAATCCAAGGTTTATCTTCACTAATGGGCAATTTTTTCAGGAACGCTTCCAAGTCTGCTTGAGACTTCAGGGGTAACTTGGTCATATCCAAACGGCGCACGGAGTCATAGGGAATGCTTTTGAGGATGTATTGACTTCCATCTTGTACAAAATCAAAATCAAGAATTTGCTTAGGGTGAGTCATCAAAAAAGATTTGGGGACAGATAAACCGAGGCTTTTGGCTTTTTCAATAAAGGTAAATTTATTATCTAATAGCTTAGTGTTCTCTAGATCAAAATGAAAAACCTCACAATAGGGGGATAAAATAGGTTTGAGCATTGATTCATAATAGCTACCGGTAGGACTTGATACGGGAATAAATATATCGATGTTTTCTTTTTGGACAATTTCTAATACGGCTTGCTGATACTCTGGCCAGTTTTGCTCAGGATTGGGAACGGTATAAAATCCTTTGATGGCATTAGAAAAGCGATTTCCTGAGAGCCAATACTTATGGGTTTCTAAAAGAAAAACACGATGTCCTGCTTGATGGAAGGAGCGAGCGAGTTGCAGAGATTTTGTCATCTTTGCGCCTGAGATTAATATATTCTGGGTGGGTTGAGGAGAGTCTTGATGTTGAAAGTATTGCCGGAACCCAGAACATACCCATCCCGGCAATACTTTGCATAAATTGAAGGGTAATAAAATCGCGAGTAATGCCAGAACTGCAAGGTTCTGAAACAGAGCAGATATGCGCGATCGGATTAATAAGATTAATGCCATATTATTATAAACCTTAGTTTAGGGGATTATTATTGTCATCGACTAAAATGACTTTAGGATGATGTAATAAGGCTTCTTCTTCTGTCATTTGAGCATAAGCAATAATAATGACTTCATCCCCGACTGAGTTCATCCGAGCGGCTGGGCCATTCAGACAAATTGTCCGACTTCCCCATTCACCGGGAATAGTATAAGTTTCTAGACGAGAACCATTGTTAACATTGACAACTTGTACTTTTTCATAGGCAAGAATATTGGCTTTTTTCAACAGTTCTTCATCAACGGTAATTGAACCTTCATAGTAGAGTTGAGCTTCTGTGACTTTGACTCGATGAAGTTTGCTTTTAAGCATGGTGATTAACATGATGTTAGGACTCTATAGGATTCAGATTATATAGCGGTTTTTCGCTTTATGCAGTATGTTTTGATCCCCCTAAATCCCCCTTAAAAAGGGGGACTTTTAATGACTCTAAATCTCTCTTAAAAAGGGGGACTTTCGCTACTTTCGGCGAATAATAGTCAGTCCATCGCGCAGGGGAAGCAACACCTGCTCTATTCTGGGGTCTTGGGTGACGAAATGATTAAATTGGGCGATCGCCTCTCCATTGGCGCTGCGCTGTTCCGGTTTCAGGTAAGGTTGCCCTTGCAGCAGGGTGTTATCCACAAAGATCCAGCTCTTTTCGGCTAATAGAGAAGTATCTAACAGCGTTTGCAGATACTGAATGTATTTGCCCTTATCGGCATCAATAAATACAAAATCAAAGGATTCTCCCGCCTCAGCCAACTCTTTCATGATGTCCAAAGCTGGGCCAACTTTGACGGAGATTTTTTTACCATCGGCCGACTGCTGAAAACAGGTTTGGGCAAATTCGGCTACATAGGGGTCAATTTCACAGGCAATCACCTGTCCATCATCGGGTAAAGCTTCGGCCATGGCTAGGGCAGAATAGCCGGTAAACATGCCAATCTCTAGGATACGCTTTGCACCAGTCATGGAGACAAACATCTTTAGGGTTTGCCCTTCCAGATGGCCAGAGAGCATTTCTTGCTCTAACTGACGCACAGTTTCGCCATCGGAAAATCGCAGTTCCCAGGGTTCTTGACTGGTTTTTTGGGCCAGGTGGGCTAGAGCGGGGGATTCTGGGGTGGTATGGTTTTCGATATAAGGGTTGAGTCCAGCAGCGAGTTCGTAAGCGCGATCGATCCGCTCCATTAACTCGGTGGGAATATTGGCCGACTTTGCCTGTTTAGAAATGGCTTCTAGCTGCTCGACTAAAATTCCCAGGGGGGTTACAGCTCTAGGCTCCTGAATCTCTGGATGGGTATTACTCATTACCGTTTTTTCCTTACTCTAATCCGAGATCGCTCAAGTACATTTGCTCCCCTGCACCGCCATCGGGAAACTGACTACAGATGGCTTTATGCTCTGTTATGGCACGTTCCAACTGTTCCGGGGAAACCTCTTGTGCATAATCACAAGAGCCAATAGTTCCCTGGGGTAGGGGGGCCCAAAGTCCGCCTTGGCCGCGCTTGCGACGCATGTTTTTTTGCCCGGCTAACATCAGTTCTGTGTCTTCTAAGATGGGATGATAGACGGATAAACTGAGGGTGCGACAGAGGGCGATGATGCGATCGCGATCGGCAGCAGTAATCCAGTCTAATTCTGCTGCTAAAGTGGCCCCAAACGCCATACCAATGGTCACCGCATGGCCATGCATTAATTTTGCCGCCGGTTCAAACCTCGGACTCCAGGTGTGGCCGTAAGCATGGGGACGGTCTTGGTAGGTCTCGAACATATTCGTTCCCTCATGCTTCATATACGCATAGAGGGCATGATAAATCACTTCATCAGCAATTTTCTCTAACTTTGCGTCAGCATTAACCGTGGCGAAATGGGTTTCAATCAGGTCTACCCCATACTCTTCTAAGAGTTCAAATAACTCCCGGTCATCGGTCACGGCCATCTTAATAATTTCCGCCATCCCATTGCGGATATGACCGATGGGTAAAGTCCTAAAAAAACTCCGGTCTACTAAGGTGAGAACCGGAGGATGATACACGCCAATACTATTTTTAAATAGCTCCCCATTCACACAAGTTCGAGGGGAAGGGCCGGCATCAATGGCAGCGACAATGGAAGTGCCAATCATCACATAGGGGGTGCGCCGATGTTGCAAGGCACAGGCTAATCCAGCCACATCACTGAGAACCCCACCCCCCATGACTAAAACGGGTTCATTGCGAGAAACATCACAGCCTTCTTTACCTAAAAAATGGAGCAGTTGATGGACGGTTTCAGGCGTTTTGTCCGATTCCCAAGCGCGACAGACTTTGAGTTCTAAGGGAATTTGATGAACTTGGAAATAGTGGCGGAGTTCATCTCCATAGAGTTCATCAATGGTTTGATCGATGATGCTAATGCAGCGGCCGCATTCTCGATAAAGATTGGCTAAAATTGGGTTAGTTGGGTCTAAAACACCTTCAACTATTTTGACTTCTGCTTGTAAGGTGTAGGTGGCTGTAACGGTAAACGATCGCCGATTCGGTTCTTGTTCAATTTCGCCATACCCAGTATACCATTGTGACGTTTG
This window of the Roseofilum capinflatum BLCC-M114 genome carries:
- a CDS encoding O-methyltransferase; translated protein: MSNTHPEIQEPRAVTPLGILVEQLEAISKQAKSANIPTELMERIDRAYELAAGLNPYIENHTTPESPALAHLAQKTSQEPWELRFSDGETVRQLEQEMLSGHLEGQTLKMFVSMTGAKRILEIGMFTGYSALAMAEALPDDGQVIACEIDPYVAEFAQTCFQQSADGKKISVKVGPALDIMKELAEAGESFDFVFIDADKGKYIQYLQTLLDTSLLAEKSWIFVDNTLLQGQPYLKPEQRSANGEAIAQFNHFVTQDPRIEQVLLPLRDGLTIIRRK
- the panD gene encoding aspartate 1-decarboxylase, with protein sequence MLITMLKSKLHRVKVTEAQLYYEGSITVDEELLKKANILAYEKVQVVNVNNGSRLETYTIPGEWGSRTICLNGPAARMNSVGDEVIIIAYAQMTEEEALLHHPKVILVDDNNNPLN
- a CDS encoding D-alanine--D-alanine ligase family protein, encoding MQVLHLSGSRVSEFYHNLSLIYAKEVIQPLGVNSYYAVVNPDGFWQWGTSLENLSEKISFQEMIARLPEIDLVVPHMFCFPGMTSFRALFEDILGLPVVGSPCHCTALAANKAHTKSVVSAAGVPVAKGQVVRRGSKVTLEPPLIVKPSSEDNSLGLTLVWKEEQISEALQVGFEHDEVLLAEEYIPGRELRVGVIERKGELWVPPMIEYLVSEEHPIRTVTDKYELRSDGTPHRQPRNSPVKPVCPADVAPELFERVADAAKQAHVALGCRDYSLYDFRVHAQTDEPYLLEAGLFWSFGKIGMISRMVEADGQNLEEVVLELWHRVARRTRVAGSSLFKAY
- a CDS encoding ATP-grasp domain-containing protein — translated: MALILLIRSRISALFQNLAVLALLAILLPFNLCKVLPGWVCSGFRQYFQHQDSPQPTQNILISGAKMTKSLQLARSFHQAGHRVFLLETHKYWLSGNRFSNAIKGFYTVPNPEQNWPEYQQAVLEIVQKENIDIFIPVSSPTGSYYESMLKPILSPYCEVFHFDLENTKLLDNKFTFIEKAKSLGLSVPKSFLMTHPKQILDFDFVQDGSQYILKSIPYDSVRRLDMTKLPLKSQADLEAFLKKLPISEDKPWIMQEFIQGKEYCTHSTVRNGKIRLHCCCESSEFQVNYYLVEEAEIYDWVQTFVNGLNLTGQISFDFIKTEDGGVYPLECNPRTHSAITTFHDHPGVADAYLKDPENATENPIFPLPDSQPTYWTYHELWRLTKIRSFEQLKAWMKRMLEGTDGIFQTRDPLPFLMVHHWQVPILLLQNLQKMKGWVRIDFNIGKLVELDGD
- a CDS encoding sedoheptulose 7-phosphate cyclase; the encoded protein is MASPSLSNSDRPTSDRLNSSRSDSDPDLLIWRPHDSRYQTSQWYTGYGEIEQEPNRRSFTVTATYTLQAEVKIVEGVLDPTNPILANLYRECGRCISIIDQTIDELYGDELRHYFQVHQIPLELKVCRAWESDKTPETVHQLLHFLGKEGCDVSRNEPVLVMGGGVLSDVAGLACALQHRRTPYVMIGTSIVAAIDAGPSPRTCVNGELFKNSIGVYHPPVLTLVDRSFFRTLPIGHIRNGMAEIIKMAVTDDRELFELLEEYGVDLIETHFATVNADAKLEKIADEVIYHALYAYMKHEGTNMFETYQDRPHAYGHTWSPRFEPAAKLMHGHAVTIGMAFGATLAAELDWITAADRDRIIALCRTLSLSVYHPILEDTELMLAGQKNMRRKRGQGGLWAPLPQGTIGSCDYAQEVSPEQLERAITEHKAICSQFPDGGAGEQMYLSDLGLE